A genomic window from Pagrus major chromosome 23, Pma_NU_1.0 includes:
- the LOC141020230 gene encoding interferon-induced very large GTPase 1-like, with the protein MMLDYRARYITVRQDSPEVSHSKPVPEVDSAETDDSDLDAFFSTTVDSDQSKQSHVHPMDVQMAVFHCSDSFFKQNMITKLSQCQYAVPLLVPDPVSKHIECSLWTFRQITKTWKITQTKDNSNIVTMKSIPICKAETPMVSFFRLGSPSQSKSQLMSTLINNRHNTFFHRNCPGSTKSRHLMDGVAEIAWYCPAGKSSDAFTDCIAFCNLHGDALLNEKQRDILTEKSSVNVVLVPTLDKGDKSTAVISALYKAQKPLICLIVDGNLDTVETKKGKYRMGLKDRSQSDVSEELKRIIRNILSGPHASFQFETMAEVSGIRVDEDDHLCQKGKSAALKTVDFKKVDVSMVKDTFLQCQGQLWHEWCKKNKKLYHLTGHLEQEKCKKQHEMMQIREKQCKTSCSELMKLFIESLSSLKSTDREYFLKWTQILIDALCTDDLSSILQSYDEKWSEVLALKKKHDKSDQLKVEQNELEEISTKLQSATFGLEHMFREMGQIYEAHKSLEKPPTSGQTDWSKYPELAAELMITGHPMELMDGDAGHVPLTWISSLLDEVIKKLGNMRVFVLSVLGVQSSGKSTMLNAMFGLQFAVSAGRCTKGAFMQLVRVSEEIKKDFQFDYVLVVDTEGLRALELEGNTTLHHDNELATFVVGLGNMTLINIFGENPADMQDVLQIVVQAFMRMKQVNLSPSCVFVHQNVTDIAAAEMNMDGKRRLQEKLDQMAQLAAKEEGCDAECFSNVIAFDVQKDVKYFAQLWEGSPPMAPPNPGYSESIQELKTFILSKASESEGITLEQFKSKIHDLWNALLNENFVFSFKNTLEIAVYRKLEDHYGDWTWTLRSNMLTIENQLYNRIENGKLANVEDTYLNEEMSKPYKEITDTMTNYFNDKTDKEMLVQWRGRFETRIEKFLEDQVRGVKRKLDEIIQQKDACKKLDEKKTEFENKLLTKSKDLAHQLKGKATKDEELRKQFNTVWTDLCSKLTADIKPIEDINYEEDQSAILQVLGFERALTEKSKMSGCYKTISKVGDYSKYVARHNTSQQDNEKKSDRIGREKMSNVKDKVVQYVSSWFQGRFPYEEQQQIKSLIDDVEQQSLDAIKSKPVATRGYNPAYLQEVAKTAKEKVTEFESTRKYALKKEFTVDLVLFVFHRAQSWLTESHKKFKDSNDVHVHVESKKEPYYNIFRSFCKGSSSAVVFGELICEKLKSSTVEAVCNKTAIDFSGEMKCNVQAFNGNKLNLEKHVLKSLAEKQDFDGFITYIRNPRKQVEAFIKDEVKKYIFKGQRDKVQSILKKNVEHIKQLVSRALFDATEKIKTQGGDTDTWVEEFSGLLNNHLTFDTICCQNFSDINNFDFLKEEIEKGLNFSIVMEMSSLSLDKMKEFRNTPDQILIDQLCDCCWVKCPFCAAVCTNTLADHNPDKHNVPFHRPSGIQGWHTRNTDQLVIDFCTTLVASDRNFHPHHDSEESIPYKEYPKAGGEYATWTITPDESKLLYWKWFVCQFQQQLEDHYKLKFHGRGEIPSEWRTHTKEEAIESLGEI; encoded by the coding sequence ATGATGTTAGACTACAGAGCCAGATATATTACTGTAAGACAAGACAGTCCTGAGGTCAGCCATTCAAAGCCTGTTCCAGAGGTTGACAGTGCTGAGACAGACGATAGTGATTTAGATGCTTTTTTCAGCACCACTGTAGACTCTGATCAATCAAAACAGTCTCATGTGCATCCAATGGACGTTCAGATGGCAGTATTTCACTGCTCAGACAgcttttttaaacagaacatGATTACAAAGTTGTCACAATGTCAGTACGCTGTACCTTTGCTTGTTCCTGACCCAGTCTCAAAGCACATTGAATGTTCTCTGTGGACTTtcagacaaataacaaaaacatggaaGATAACTCAAACCAAAGATAATTCAAACATTGTCACCATGAAGAGTATTCCCATCTGCAAAGCTGAGACACCCATGGTGTCATTTTTCCGTCTGGGTTCACCGTCTCAATCTAAATCTCAGCTGATGAGCACTTTGATCAACAACCGTCACAACACTTTCTTCCACAGAAACTGTCCAGGGAGCACAAAGTCTCGCCATTTGATGGATGGAGTGGCAGAGATTGCCTGGTACTGTCCTGCTGGAAAATCTAGTGATGCCTTCACTGACTGCATTGCCTTCTGTAATCTTCATGGTGATGCTctgttaaatgaaaaacagcGTGACATACTGACTGAAAAATCTTCAGTCAATGTTGTTCTTGTACCAACTCTGGATAAAGGTGACAAAAGTACTGCAGTTATCTCAGCCCTTTACAAGGCTCAGAAGCCTCTCATTTGTCTCATTGTTGATGGAAATTTGGATACTGTTGAGACgaaaaagggaaaatacagAATGGGTCTGAAGGACAGAAGCCAGTCAGATGTTTCTGAAGAACTGAAAAGGATcattagaaacattttgtctggaCCACATGCATCCTTCCAGTTTGAAACCATGGCTGAGGTCTCTGGAATCAGAGTGGATGAAGATGACCATCTCTGCCAAAAAGGGAAATCTGCTGCTTTGAAAACAGTGGATTTTAAGAAGGTGGATGTTTCCATGGTCAAAGATACATTTCTCCAATGTCAAGGCCAACTTTGGCATGAGtggtgcaaaaaaaacaaaaaactgtatCACCTGACAGGACATCTCGAGCAGGAGAAATgtaaaaagcaacatgaaatGATGCAAATACGGGAGAAACAATGCAAAACTTCCTGCAGTGAGCTGATGAAGTTGTTCATTGAAAGCCTCTCATCTTTGAAATCAACAGACAGAGAGTATTTCCTGAAATGGACTCAGATCTTAATCGATGCCCTCTGCACAGACGATCTCTCTTCAATTCTCCAAAGCTATGATGAAAAATGGTCTGAGGTCTTGGCTTTGAAGAAGAAGCATGACAAATCTGATCAGCTCAAAGTGGAGCAAAATGAGCTTGAAGAAATATCAACAAAACTACAATCAGCAACTTTTGGCTTGGAGCACATGTTTAGAGAAATGGGACAGATCTATGAAGCCCATAAATCTCTGGAGAAACCACCAACGAGTGGACAGACTGACTGGTCTAAATACCCTGAGCTGGCTGCAGAGCTGATGATAACAGGACACCCAATGGAGCTGATGGATGGTGATGCAGGTCACGTGCCTTTAACATGGATCTCTAGTCTTTTAGATGAAGTCATCAAGAAACTGGGCAACAtgagagtttttgttttgtcagttttaggCGTACAGAGCAGTGGAAAATCAACTATGCTGAATGCCATGTTTGGGCTACAGTTTGCAGTGAGTGCTGGCAGGTGCACCAAGGGTGCCTTCATGCAGCTGGTCAGAGTGTCAGAGGAGATCAAGAAAGACTTTCAGTTTGACTACGTTCTGGTGGTGGACACGGAAGGACTGCGTGCTCTTGAGTTGGAAGGTAACACCACTCTTCACCACGACAATGAACTGGCAACATTTGTTGTTGGTCTGGGAAACATGACATTGATCAACATCTTTGGAGAGAATCCAGCTGACATGCAAGATGTTCTGCAGATTGTTGTTCAGGCTTTCATGAGGATGAAGCAAGTTAACCTTTCTccaagttgtgtgtttgttcatcagAATGTCACAGATATTGCAGCTGCAGAGATGAACATGGATGGAAAGAGACGCCTGCAAGAAAAACTGGACCAGATGGCCCAACTTGCAGCCAAAGAGGAGGGTTGTGATGCTGAGTGCTTCAGTAACGTCATTGCATTTGATGTTCAAAAAGATGTGAAGTACTTTGCCCAACTGTGGGAGGGAAGTCCACCGATGGCTCCTCCAAATCCAGGTTACAGTGAGAGCATCCAAGAGCTGAAGACCTTCATCCTCTCTAAAGCTTCAGAGTCTGAAGGGATTACTCTGGAACAGTTCAAAAGTAAAATTCATGACCTGTGGAATGCCCTGCTGAACGAAaactttgtgttcagttttaaaaacacacttgaaatTGCAGTGTACAGAAAACTTGAGGACCACTATGGGGACTGGACCTGGACCCTGAGGAGCAACATGTTGACCATTGAAAACCAGCTTTACAACAgaatagaaaatggaaaactTGCCAATGTTGAGGACACATATCTTAATGAAGAAATGAGCAAACCATATAAAGAAATCACAGACACAATGACAAACTACTTTAAtgataaaacagacaaagaaatgtTGGTTCAGTGGCGAGGCCGTTTTGAAACTAGAATCGAGAAGTTTCTTGAAGATCAAGTGAGAGGAgttaaaagaaaactggatGAAATTATCCAGCAGAAGGATGCTTGTAAAAAGCTcgatgaaaagaaaacagagtttgAGAACAAGCTGCTAACAAAGAGTAAAGATCTCGCTCATCAGTTAAAAGGCAAGGCAACAAAAGATGAGGAACTTAGAAAGCAGTTCAACACAGTTTGGACAGACTTGTGCAGTAAACTAACTGCTGATATAAAACCTATTGAGGACATCAACTACGAAGAAGATCAGTCAGCTATCCTTCAAGTCCTTGGTTTTGAACGTGCTCTCACAGAGAAATCCAAAATGAGTGGCTGCTACAAAACAATATCAAAGGTTGGCGATTACAGTAAATATGTAGCTCGCCATAACACAAGTCAACAAGACAATGAGAAGAAGAGTGACAGAATCGGTAGGGAAAAAATGTCTAATGTTAAAGACAAAGTCGTTCAATATGTTTCATCTTGGTTTCAGGGACGTTTTCCGTATGAAGAACAGCAACAGATCAAATCTCTCATTGACGATGTTGAACAACAGTCCCTTGATGCAATCAAAAGCAAACCTGTAGCTACAAGAGGCTACAATCCAGCTTATTTGCAAGAAGTTGCCAAAACCgcaaaagaaaaggtgacaGAATTTGAATCAACAAGGAAATATGCTCTGAAGAAGGAGTTTACAGTCGATCTTGTGCTGTTTGTATTTCACAGAGCACAGAGTTGGCTGACAGAGTCCCACAAGAAATTCAAAGACAGCAACGATGTACATGTTCATGTTGAAAGCAAGAAAGAGCCATATTACAACATTTTCAGAAGCTTCTGTAAAGGAAGTTcatctgctgttgtgtttggagAACTGATCTGTGAAAAACTGAAGAGTTCCACTGTTGAGGCTGTCTGTAACAAGACTGCTATTGACTTCTCTGGAGAGATGAAGTGCAACGTCCAAGCATTCAATGGGAACAAGTTGAACTTAGAGAAACATGTGTTAAAGTCACTGGCAGAGAAACAGGACTTTGATGGTTTTATCACCTACATCAGAAACCCAAGGAAGCAAGTTGAGGCATTCATAAAAGATGAAGTAAAGAAGTACATCTTCAAAGGACAAAGAGATAAAGTACAGAGTATACTcaagaaaaatgttgaacacATCAAACAACTTGTGAGTCGGGCTTTATTTGATGCAACAGAGAAAATCAAAACTCAGGGAGGAGACACAGACACGTGGGTGGAGGAATTCTCCGGTTTGCTGAACAATCACCTAACATTCGACACCATTTGTTGTCAAAACTTCAGCGACATAAACAACTTTGACTTTCTTAAAGAAGAGATCGAGAAAGGACTTAACTTCTCCATCGTGATGGAGATGAGCAGCCTCTCACTGGATAAGATGAAGGAATTCAGGAACACGCCTGATCAAATCCTCATTGATCAGCTGTGTGACTGCTGCTGGGTAAAGTGTCCattctgtgcagctgtttgtacCAACACACTGGCTGATCACAATCCTGACAAACACAACGTCCCTTTTCACCGACCCTCTGGGATTCAAGGATGGCACACCAGAAACACAGATCAACTGGTCATTGATTTCTGCACAACATTAGTAGCAAGTGATCGAAATTTCCACCCTCATCATGATTCAGAGGAAAGTATTCCTTATAAAGAGTATCCAAAGGCTGGAGGGGAGTATGCTACATGGACGATTACTCCTGATGAGTCTAAACTGCTATATTGGAAATGGTTTGTGTGTCAGTTTCAACAGCAGCTTGAAGACCACTATAAATTAAAATTCCACGGCAGAGGAGAAATTCCCAGTGAGTGGAGAACACACACTAAAGAAGAGGCTATTGAAAGTCTGGGTGAAATATAA